One Chondrinema litorale genomic window, TAAAACTCTATAAAAACGATATGCCATTCGAATATGCTGGCGATTTTACAGGTATATTAAAAATGAAGTTTAAGGATAATATCTAAAAGCTTGTTAAAGAAAAATGAGAGTTGAATCAGCAAGAGGTTCAACTCTTTTTTTATGCCTTCAGTCAAATTTTTTTCAGTAGAAGTGTGATATTTTGCAAACTTCACTGAATAATGATACAGATTGAAAGCATATTACATTTTTGTATATGAATAGCGAAAACCAGACTGATCATTTTCTTGAATCTTTGGAAAAGCACAAAGGGATTATTTACAAAATAGTGAATGCTTATTGTAAAAATGATGAGGATAAAAAAGACCTTATTCAAGAAATAATCACCCAACTCTGGAAATCTCATTCACGATATAACAATGAATATAAATTCTCTACTTGGGTTTACAGAATTACTTTAAATGTGTCGATTTCATTTTATGGCCAAAACAAAAAAAGGGCAAATATTCATCACAGACTTAATCTGGAAAGCATACAACTTATAAATGAAGAAACTACCAGACCCGATGAGAATTTGCAGCAATTACAAAGATTTATTTCAGAATTAAAAGAGCTAGACAAGGCACTTATACTACTTTACCTAGATCAAAAAAGCCATAATGAGATTGCCGAAATCCTAGGTATTAGCACTTCTAACGTAGCTACAAAAATTGCTAGAATCAAAATGAAATTAAAAGACAGGTTTTCTAAAATTAATACAGACTAATATGGAAGAAATAGATATTATGGAAATATGGAAAGGTTATGAAAGCAAGTTGAATGAAACACTTCAAATAAACAGACAAAATACCATGGAAATAACCAAAATGAAGATAAAATCTCATCTTGTGTCTTTAAAGCCAATAAAAGTATTTACTATTCTGGCAGGAATTATATGGGTATTTTTTTTAGATATTATAGCCATTGTAGCATTTAATGCTGGTAATATTTCCTTATTAGTATCAGCCGTTGGGCTTACTATTATTAATAAACTGGCAATTGGTGTATACCTTTATCATCTGTATTTAATCTCTAAAGTTGGTATTAACTCTAGTGTCATGGAGTTACAAGATAAACTGTCGAGATTAAAAGTTTCTACACTGAATATCACCAAAATTCTTTTCTTACAATTTCCTCTGTGGACTACATTTTACTGGGGATGGGGGATGACTCAATATGGAAGCCCAATACTTTGGACGATACAGTTAGCGATTACTTTTACCAGCATATATTTAAGCTATTGGCTTTACATCAACATAAAATCTGAGAACCAAAACAAAAAATGGTTTAAGCTCATTTTTGCAGAAAAAGAGTGGCAAGCTGTATTAAAATCTATGACTTTACTAGAACAAGTTGATGAGTACAAAAACTAGTAAACTTTAATAGGCTTTTCGTTCTTATAAGTTAATGGGAAAAGTTAGAGTAATCTTGGTTCGTTTACCAAGATTGCTGTCTACTTCGAAACTACCATTAAAGTTTTCTGTGATTTTTTTCACTACATACAAACCCAAACCATTGCCTTTTGAGAAAGGATGTGCCCTAAAATACATCTCAAAAACTTTATGTCGAAATTGATCTTCTATGCCAATACCATTGTCTTCTACTGAAATGTAGATTTCAGTTTCATCTTTCTCATAGGTAATCCAAATGTTTCTAACATCTTTTTTATGATCGTGAAAGGCAATACTATTTTCAATTAGGTTTTGTAACAAACCCGAAATAGCGGGAGAAGGTATAATTGCTTGCTCTTCTGGATCGGCCAACCAGTGCAAATGAATTTCTTTCTCTTTTAAAGCGGTTTCAAAAGTAGCATCGAGATTAGAAGAAATTGCTCCAAGGGTTTCAAACTGATAAGCTTCTTTCTGAATATCCAGAACACTGAGTGTAGAAAGCTTATCGAGCATCGATTTAAACGTTTCTACTTCATAGTTTACTTTATTGAAAATCTCCCCTTTTTCTTCGTCTGGTACCATACCAGCTAAATTAATTAAACCGGAGATAGTAGTTAATGGACGTTTAAAATCGTGGGAAGCTCTGTAGAAAAGTTGCTGTAGCTCTGTGTTCAAATTCTTTAACTCACTCGTTCTTTTAGCAACTATTTTTTCTAGGTTTTCCAGAATATATAACTGATAAGCTTTATTATAAAGGAATTCACCAATCAGTTTAAAAAAGCGAAAGTCCATTTCTGTATATGGCTTTCCTTCCTTAGAACTAATGGTTAAAATAATATTCTGATCATCAAAAAGACTGTTAGGAAAAACTACTGTCTTAGTAATTTTCGGATTCTGAAAAAACTCAGGAAAGGATTTCATTTTCTCATCGAAAGGAGAAACCAAAACTGGAACACCAGAAGCTAGCACTTCTTTTTCAAATGGGAGTGCACTATCTGCTTGATAATATTCTACCTGATTTCTCAGTATATCAAACACCATTCGGGTATCCAAAAACTGAATGTAAATTCTGGCACAATAAATATCTATGATGTATTTAAGCTGAGATAAAAGCACTTTGGCTATTTCGTCGAAAGTCATGGAACGACTTAAGTCTGTAGCCAACTTTGCAAATGCCTCGTACCTTAATCTGGAAGAAGCTTCCAGCATTTTCTGGTGTTCAATCATATTTTACTTAGCTTCCATCAGTTCATTATCTATTTTAATTCCTGAAATGTCGGCAAAAGTATTGATCATGTTGGTAAGGTCTGCCAAAGAAAGTAATTCGTGAATTTCACTTTCAGAATAGCCTTCGTCACGCAATTCTTCAAAATCTTCGTCAGTAATTGATTTGGGGTCAAAAGCTGCTTTTGTCACAATCTGGATGGCTACTTTATATGAAGAAGGAATAAAATCAGCCTCCATATTTTCTGTCAATTTCACGTCTTTATCACCAGTTAAGCTTTCGCTCAAGCTATCGGCAATAAGCCCGTGAGCTACACTGCAATATTGACAACCTCTTTTAGATGATATGTTATAAATAATAAGCTGCTTTAATAAAAATGGCACTTCGCCTCTTAACATGTTGTTTTTCAATTTCTCCCAATTACCTTTTAATAGTGTAGCATTGCTACCCTGACATTTTAACCAGTTTAGTACAAAAGGCAAACCCATTTCTTTCATGGATTCATCGTAGATAGATTTTACTTCTGGTGAAGCTTCTTCGTAGGAGACAATCTTGTATCTGCTCATGGTATTGTTAGTAATAGTAGAGTTTAAATTGAAATCGTAAAAAACGCAAGTATAATCTCGCAAAAAGCTTAATTAAATGTTATACAGCTTATATGGCTGAATTATATTTTATGTTGTTTACTCTTTCATTTTTGATAGATGTGCTTTAATAACCCATATTTTTTCTGGTAATTGTACAAGTTTTACATTACTAACAATCATTTGCAATAGATCGTGATTACAGAGTAAAAAGGGACAGTTTATTAATTCTAGCAAAAGAAAATGCCAGTGTAATACACTAGCATTTAATCTACTTAATCTAAGTTTTACAACTAAATTTTAGTTGATTGGTGGAAATTTTTTTAGCGTTTATAGCTCAATGTAATTTCGCCCACCACTTTACCATTTGGTGTATCCATACTTACTTTGTGAGTAGTAATCAGTTTATCACTTTCCAAATCAATAATTTTATAGGTGGTTACTTCACCATTAGCATCAGTGTTTGTAAATGTGGAAGTATTGTCCATTTTCCAGTTACCTTTTCCATTAATGCTTCCACTTGGCTCTTTAATCTGGTAAGTGTGATCATCTTTTAACATCAAAATTCCGCCTATGTGTAAAGATTTGCCACCTTCTACCATAGCTGCTACATCTGGACCTTGAGTTTGTTTAAAACTGAGGTTAGTCCCCGTCCATGATCCTTCAAGGTCTTTCTGGTTAATACCTTGAAAATCGAAGGAGAAGAGCATCATAAAAAATCCAATTAATGGAATAGCGAATAAAAATCTGCCTTTTAGCAGTTTTTTTGAATTTGATTTGTTCATCATAACTATTCGTTTTTGAGTTTGAGAAAAATTGAAAAAATTCATTAGGTGTAATGAATGCTTTTGAGCAGCAAGTTTGATCAGTAATTTGCTATAATCTATTTGAGAATAAGACTTTATCACTTCAAAATCTGCCTGAAACTCGTGTATTTCCCTAAGCCTTTTGTCTAGTAAAATCAGCACTGGATTAAACCAAAAAATCACTTTTAACAACTGCATAGCCATTACATCTACTGAGTGATACAGTTTTACATGTACAGATTCATGCAACAAAATTTGTTGTTGCTCCACATCTTGTTCAACATAGGAGGGAAGGAATATATAATTGAAAAAAGATGCATACTTAAAATTGGGATAGATTGCCAGTTGATAACTCTTGCACTTTACTTTATTAGCAATATTTAATTTTGAAAACACCAAATAAAGTTGAATAGATAGTCTGAAAAATGCTATAAATACACCTATTATATAAATGATAAAAAGCCCAATTTGCCAGTTAAATATTTGACCTTGATTTAACTGTTCTGAAAAAGTAGAATTTTCTAATGTATGAATCCCATCTAATATCTTTTCTGGAAACTCAGTAACTGTTTGCTCAACCGAAATTGATAGTAGGGGAACTCCGACACTAGCTAAAATTAACAACCAAAATACAAACCTATTCCAGTTGAAAAAAGTGAGTTTCTCTAGCAACAACTTGAAAAATACAAATGAAAAACACATGCAAATACTAGCTTCTAAAAAGTAATTAAAAACCGAGTTCATGACTGGTCTTTGTTTTCGTAAGACTCTACCAACTTTTTAAGCTCATCTATTTCTTTGGCAGAAATTTCTTTTTCTTCTACCATAAACGAAAGCACATTTTGGACCGAACCACCAAAGAAATGCTTCACCATTTGCTTAAAGCTGGTTTTTCTGTATTCTTCTTGCTGCACTAATGGATAATATTCGTGAGTCTTGCCATATGCTTTGTGGCCAACATATCCTTTTTTCTCTAATAATCTCACTACCGAAGAGACTGTAGTATAAGGTGGTTTTGGCTCAGGTATTTGTGCCATTATATCTCGTACTAATCCCTTTTCTAATCGCCAAAGGATAGACATGATGTATTCTTCATTTTTACTTAATTCTTCCATAAAATGAATATACAAACTAAATCTCAGTTAATCAACTAAATTTTAGTAGGTAGATGGATTTATTTGATTTTTCTATCATAATTGCCTCCAGGTAGGACTTTTAATCGTAAATAATAATGTAAGCAAGTTGTATTAAACCGATGAAAGCAGGACAATTTCTAATAAAAGGAGAGCAAGCCGAAAAGTACATCACTGGCTTTTTAAAGTTGAACTACAGTCCAGTGTATTTGATGAATAAAAATAAGATGCTCATTATTGTTGCAGAGCAATATAGCTTTAGAAATAACTCGTCTTTTACACTCACTTTTGTGATTTTTAAAGAAGAGATTGAAGGTGAAAATTATTTAAGAATACAAATAATTGGTGGAGGTTCAGGTACTGGTTTTTTCAATTTCGACTTTGGGAAATCGAAAGAGTCAATTAAAGGCATCTATAATGACCTTAAAGGTTATTGCCAAACACAAAAGTACTGGATTAGTAATTTGGAAATGCTCCCAATTGCCGATGGGTTTGAGTACAAAGAGTAAGATATATGTCTATATTGTAAATGAAGAAATATCAGTGAAAGATGAAGAAATTACTAAATATAATTTTTACTATCTGTATTCTTAACTCAGCTTTTGCTCAAGAAAAAATCCTCAGTAAATATGATTTTAACAGCGGAAATTATTCACTTGTCTTTGAGGATGTAAAAGTGAGAGAAATTGAAACATCATTAAAAGAAACAATCATTTTTGATAATGACACAATTGATCTTGCAATAGAAGATGATTTGCTGCTCAACCCAATTAAAAAAGACTTTATTTTTAATCATTTTATAATAAAAGATATAGATACTTTAAATCAGTTGCAAATGCAGTTGACTGGTTTTAGAGAGAATGCTATAAATCTCTGTGGTTATGATTATCTGATTTACATTTTGGAAGATCAAAAAAATGTAGCTGAATTACACTTAAACATTGAATGTAAAAATATAGTAACTCCATGGGGTACTTTTGATTTTGAAATTTACCCTTATCATTTAATAAAAGGAGAGCAAATAACATCTCGAGAATTAGAACAGATATTATCAATAAAATAATATCTTAATAACAAATACCTTGGCACTGAAAGTCTGTACCAAGGCATTGTCTAAATTTTTTTGACCTAGTTTAATGAAGAAACAATTCCGATATCATACTGAAAAGCAAATTGCATATTAAAATAGATACGATAACTACCTGTAAAGAAATAGCTCCATTCGCAGTCTACAATTGTAAGTTGTTTCATAAATTCAGAAACATCCGATTGCATGGCAAAATAGCCTTCGCTTCGTAAATACTCTTTGATATCGAGTGTGGTAACATGGCCTTTTTCTTTGGCTAAAAACAAAGCTGCTTCTTCTACAGCACCAACAGTAAGCGGATTTAATTTTCTATCGTTCATAGTAGGTTTTATTTTCTGATTTCGACTAAGTATCTAACTGTACACTGGTTTTCATTATAGATAATGTATTCATTATTGATTAAGTCAGCCCCACCTTTAGCATAAAGGCTATCGTAATCTCCTTTAGACTTTAGCATGGTTTCGTCTAAGTTATAGTGCCAAGATTCGTGGTTTTGGGTTTTTAACTGGTTACCTGTATGCACTTCGTAAATGGCTAGATAAGCTTTGTCTGAGTTTCCGCCAGACCAGTAAGCTCCACGGTAAGAAGTATAGTTGAGCGACTTCTTAAACTTATCTGCAAAGTACAATCCGTAACCAAACATTTTACCCGTAATAATGGCATTGATTGGTCTCAACACAAGTCCTGTTCCTAGTATAGACATCCAGTTTTCGTTTCTGCTGCCATGCCAAAAGAGTTCTGTACTTTTCTTTCTCTTTGTAGCAAGTGTATTGTTAAAATTGCCTTCTGTTCTAATGTTGGAAACTTTGTAAGCTTTATAAAAAAGGTCTTTATCAACGCCCATCATTTTCTTAATTCTTCTAATGCTTTTCGATGAGTGTTCTTCTTCAATAGTAATTCCCAGTTTTTTAAGAATAGAGATTTTCTCCACTTCTTCTGTATCGTCATTTTGAGAAACCATATCAAACTGACTACGCATTACGTCTAAGGTTTCTTGTTCGCTGGCAATGAGTTTATTAATCTCATCGATTGTCATTTTAGAAGTAACTAAGTGGTCTTTTACATTAGACATTTTTCTAGGAATAATGCCATACAGCTTAAGAAG contains:
- a CDS encoding RNA polymerase sigma factor; this translates as MNSENQTDHFLESLEKHKGIIYKIVNAYCKNDEDKKDLIQEIITQLWKSHSRYNNEYKFSTWVYRITLNVSISFYGQNKKRANIHHRLNLESIQLINEETTRPDENLQQLQRFISELKELDKALILLYLDQKSHNEIAEILGISTSNVATKIARIKMKLKDRFSKINTD
- a CDS encoding sensor histidine kinase, producing MIEHQKMLEASSRLRYEAFAKLATDLSRSMTFDEIAKVLLSQLKYIIDIYCARIYIQFLDTRMVFDILRNQVEYYQADSALPFEKEVLASGVPVLVSPFDEKMKSFPEFFQNPKITKTVVFPNSLFDDQNIILTISSKEGKPYTEMDFRFFKLIGEFLYNKAYQLYILENLEKIVAKRTSELKNLNTELQQLFYRASHDFKRPLTTISGLINLAGMVPDEEKGEIFNKVNYEVETFKSMLDKLSTLSVLDIQKEAYQFETLGAISSNLDATFETALKEKEIHLHWLADPEEQAIIPSPAISGLLQNLIENSIAFHDHKKDVRNIWITYEKDETEIYISVEDNGIGIEDQFRHKVFEMYFRAHPFSKGNGLGLYVVKKITENFNGSFEVDSNLGKRTKITLTFPINL
- a CDS encoding carboxymuconolactone decarboxylase family protein, producing the protein MSRYKIVSYEEASPEVKSIYDESMKEMGLPFVLNWLKCQGSNATLLKGNWEKLKNNMLRGEVPFLLKQLIIYNISSKRGCQYCSVAHGLIADSLSESLTGDKDVKLTENMEADFIPSSYKVAIQIVTKAAFDPKSITDEDFEELRDEGYSESEIHELLSLADLTNMINTFADISGIKIDNELMEAK
- a CDS encoding M56 family metallopeptidase, with the translated sequence MNSVFNYFLEASICMCFSFVFFKLLLEKLTFFNWNRFVFWLLILASVGVPLLSISVEQTVTEFPEKILDGIHTLENSTFSEQLNQGQIFNWQIGLFIIYIIGVFIAFFRLSIQLYLVFSKLNIANKVKCKSYQLAIYPNFKYASFFNYIFLPSYVEQDVEQQQILLHESVHVKLYHSVDVMAMQLLKVIFWFNPVLILLDKRLREIHEFQADFEVIKSYSQIDYSKLLIKLAAQKHSLHLMNFFNFSQTQKRIVMMNKSNSKKLLKGRFLFAIPLIGFFMMLFSFDFQGINQKDLEGSWTGTNLSFKQTQGPDVAAMVEGGKSLHIGGILMLKDDHTYQIKEPSGSINGKGNWKMDNTSTFTNTDANGEVTTYKIIDLESDKLITTHKVSMDTPNGKVVGEITLSYKR
- a CDS encoding BlaI/MecI/CopY family transcriptional regulator; this translates as MEELSKNEEYIMSILWRLEKGLVRDIMAQIPEPKPPYTTVSSVVRLLEKKGYVGHKAYGKTHEYYPLVQQEEYRKTSFKQMVKHFFGGSVQNVLSFMVEEKEISAKEIDELKKLVESYENKDQS
- a CDS encoding WGR domain-containing protein, yielding MQQIDSSQNLRKCRLIMVSDQNNNKYYEMSEKPGGMFSVVYGRVGAKGAEAEYPVSQWKKKYNEKIRKGYQDQTHLFKDKKENVIDFDDITEATVNLLMKDLYQYSNKSMEDHYNVTADQVTKQQLEEAQTLLNDLAGRIKPRMQRPAFNVALLKLYGIIPRKMSNVKDHLVTSKMTIDEINKLIASEQETLDVMRSQFDMVSQNDDTEEVEKISILKKLGITIEEEHSSKSIRRIKKMMGVDKDLFYKAYKVSNIRTEGNFNNTLATKRKKSTELFWHGSRNENWMSILGTGLVLRPINAIITGKMFGYGLYFADKFKKSLNYTSYRGAYWSGGNSDKAYLAIYEVHTGNQLKTQNHESWHYNLDETMLKSKGDYDSLYAKGGADLINNEYIIYNENQCTVRYLVEIRK